Proteins encoded within one genomic window of Ranitomeya variabilis isolate aRanVar5 chromosome 4, aRanVar5.hap1, whole genome shotgun sequence:
- the LOC143768226 gene encoding uncharacterized protein LOC143768226: MEQHRGTLEECQDFVNTLNDNPWNIRLTSQYSQGDIEFLDLKLSVMETRIVTTLYRKPTATNSLLHFTSFHPQHLKRGIPKGQFYRVKRNCSRVGDFEEHSRELTTRFRERGYPHKITTKAYFNCKSRNLVYALICPCRKVYVGQTTQELRKRTQQHFSNVRTARADKAKGKTLTSVAAHYLAEHDSQLVDTRILGLEGVRTNIRGGNVTLELLRRESKWIFQLNCLTPLGLNEDLLFTGFYKQI, from the exons atggagcagcacagag gcaccctggaagaGTGTCAGGACTTTGTCAATACACTGAATGACAATCCTTGGAACATTCGACTGACATCCCAATACTCCCAAGGCGACATCGAATTTCTGGACCTTAAACTCAGTGTAATGGAAACAAGGATTGTGACTACTCTTTATCGGAAACCTACGGCCACTAACAGCCTTCTTCACTTCACTAGTTTCCATCCCCAACATCTCAAAAGAGGAATCCCCAAGGGACAGTTCTATAGAGTGAAGAGGAACTGCAGTCGTGTGGGGGACTTTGAGGAACATTCCCGGGAGCTCACTACACGGTTTCGTGAACGTGGTTACCCACACAAG ATCACCACCAAGGCATATTTCAACTGCAAATCCCGTAATCTGGTTTACGCACTTATTTGCCCTTGCCGCAAGGTGTATGTCGGTCAGACCACACAGGAACTGAGGAAACGTACCCAGCAGCACTTCTCAAATGTTCGTACCGCGAGGGCGGACAAAGCTAAAGGAAAGACTTTAACATCGGTGGCCGCACATTATCTGGCCGAACATGACTCCCAACTGGTGGACACCAGGATATTAGGATTGGAAGGTGTACGAACGAACATTAGAGGGGGAAATGTCACCCTGGAACTTTTGAGGCGTGAATCAAAATGGATTTTTCAACTGAATTGCCTAACCCCCTTGGGTTTGAATGAGGATCTTTTGTTTACTGGGTTCTATAAACAGATTTAA